From a single Okeanomitos corallinicola TIOX110 genomic region:
- a CDS encoding protein phosphatase 2C domain-containing protein: MKLTFTGYTDPGLIRSNNQDAYYIDPEGRFFIVADGMGGHAGGEEASRIATQEIQSYLSTNWQSSQSTKELLEQSLWAANTAIIQDQQSHPQRADMGTTIVVVVLRSQPEKPETPLCAHVGDSRLYRLRESKLEQITEDHTWIARAIKLGDLSAQEARLHPYRHVLSRCLGREDLDLVDIQILDVKVGDRLLLCSDGLTEELVEQQIQSCIENSPVLDKAAYALVEAAKEEGGHDNITVILVSVDDNS, from the coding sequence ATGAAACTTACCTTCACGGGTTATACCGATCCGGGACTTATTCGTTCTAATAATCAAGATGCTTACTATATAGACCCTGAAGGGCGATTTTTCATAGTGGCTGACGGTATGGGTGGTCATGCTGGTGGAGAGGAAGCCAGTCGTATTGCTACCCAAGAGATCCAATCTTATTTATCAACAAATTGGCAATCTTCTCAATCTACCAAAGAATTATTAGAACAATCTTTGTGGGCTGCCAATACAGCTATTATACAAGATCAGCAAAGCCATCCTCAACGTGCTGACATGGGAACTACTATTGTGGTAGTGGTTTTACGTTCTCAACCAGAAAAACCAGAAACACCTTTGTGCGCTCATGTGGGAGATTCACGTTTATACCGTCTGCGAGAATCAAAACTAGAGCAAATTACAGAAGACCATACTTGGATAGCTAGAGCGATTAAACTGGGTGATCTTTCCGCCCAGGAAGCTAGGTTACATCCCTATCGTCATGTCTTATCCCGTTGTTTAGGACGTGAAGACTTGGATCTTGTGGATATCCAAATATTAGATGTCAAAGTTGGCGATCGCTTACTTTTATGTAGTGATGGACTAACAGAAGAACTTGTGGAACAACAAATTCAAAGCTGTATTGAAAATTCTCCTGTACTAGATAAAGCTGCTTATGCTCTAGTTGAAGCAGCAAAGGAAGAAGGTGGACACGATAACATCACGGTTATCCTTGTTTCTGTGGATGACAATTCTTAA
- a CDS encoding NblA/ycf18 family protein — MNQPIELSLEQQFNIRSFATQVKDMSHEQAQEFLVKLYEQMVVREATYKELLKHQWGLDSGSTMA; from the coding sequence ATGAATCAACCAATTGAACTTTCTTTAGAACAGCAATTCAACATTCGTTCATTTGCCACTCAAGTTAAGGATATGAGCCATGAGCAAGCTCAAGAGTTTTTGGTTAAGCTTTACGAGCAGATGGTTGTTAGGGAAGCGACCTACAAAGAGCTTCTCAAGCATCAGTGGGGATTAGATTCAGGTTCCACTATGGCATAG